One window from the genome of Pedobacter schmidteae encodes:
- a CDS encoding FkbM family methyltransferase encodes MNLFNKLQYKVKSRLNTYKAKQRAEKRKATILDYFRQHEPADAELKAAVNYLKSHPLSVFPDSFTHKYNFKSIEVHKDTDKDLLWVNHEGHRLYFKRSYNVTTIKLLYNGLLAEQDPESPHRYTAEGFDIAEGDVLLDVGSAEGIFTLSNIVKLKKAYLFEREPEWVEALEATFEPWKDKVEIISKFVSDVNDAENICIDTFLEEKQDGPTMVKIDVEGAEDRVLKGMERMVKQHHPKIALCTYHKQGDFNKFSAYLAERNYITSTTKGVMFFLSSDEILTAPFFRKGLVRAVAAPDN; translated from the coding sequence ATGAATTTGTTTAATAAGCTTCAATATAAAGTTAAAAGCCGCTTAAATACCTATAAGGCCAAACAACGGGCAGAAAAAAGGAAAGCAACGATATTAGATTATTTCAGACAGCATGAACCTGCTGATGCCGAACTTAAGGCTGCAGTAAATTATCTTAAAAGTCATCCACTGAGTGTATTCCCGGATTCGTTTACCCACAAGTATAATTTCAAATCAATTGAGGTACATAAGGATACGGATAAGGATCTTTTGTGGGTAAATCACGAAGGCCATCGCCTCTATTTTAAACGTTCCTATAATGTGACTACCATAAAGTTGTTGTACAATGGACTGCTTGCCGAACAGGATCCGGAATCGCCACACCGTTATACAGCTGAGGGATTTGATATTGCGGAAGGCGATGTGTTACTGGATGTAGGATCGGCCGAAGGGATATTTACTTTGTCGAACATTGTTAAGCTTAAAAAGGCCTACCTTTTTGAAAGGGAACCGGAATGGGTGGAAGCATTGGAGGCTACATTTGAGCCCTGGAAGGATAAAGTCGAAATCATCTCCAAGTTTGTATCTGATGTAAATGATGCAGAAAATATTTGCATCGACACGTTTCTGGAAGAAAAGCAGGATGGTCCAACGATGGTTAAAATTGATGTAGAAGGAGCCGAAGACCGTGTGCTGAAGGGGATGGAACGAATGGTAAAACAACATCATCCCAAAATAGCTTTATGTACTTATCATAAACAGGGTGATTTTAATAAATTCAGTGCCTATTTAGCAGAAAGAAATTATATAACCAGTACTACTAAAGGTGTGATGTTTTTCTTAAGTTCAGATGAGATCTTAACAGCACCTTTTTTTAGGAAGGGCCTGGTAAGAGCTGTTGCGGCACCTGACAATTGA
- a CDS encoding acyltransferase, with product MTQRKNIDSLQLLRAIAVSLVVLLHAGSNGVTKFSTANPIGSFYHLETWGAIGVDLFFAISGFIMTIVLPAYTKPGGWKTFFVKRAIRILPLYYLLSGLLVFTSVFVRHEALDIQSVVKTLIFFPIFDKGSIVSPLMGVGWSLSYEIYFYTLIGVLLIFKQDIYSRMLLLIVALSTAGLLLPLESPLLKFLMSPVLLEFAFGILAGLAYQKFNTLTLLPERQRAIALTLMLAGLALMCVTIFVSPGFNLHSITLVQNENDKAFYRALLWGLPSAMFMLGTILTMQSFKKSTPAILVLAGDASYSCYLIHTKLYLMIAYVFKYLSLGPVFYLIVIIPLCLLISIVFYRLIEKPLIRLVEKLV from the coding sequence GTGACTCAAAGGAAAAATATTGATTCATTACAATTGTTACGGGCTATTGCCGTAAGTCTGGTTGTATTGCTCCATGCAGGATCTAACGGGGTAACCAAATTTTCTACAGCTAATCCGATTGGCTCATTTTATCACCTGGAGACCTGGGGAGCCATTGGGGTTGATCTTTTTTTTGCCATCAGCGGTTTTATCATGACGATAGTATTGCCTGCATATACGAAACCAGGTGGCTGGAAAACCTTTTTTGTCAAAAGAGCGATAAGGATTTTGCCATTGTACTATTTGTTGTCAGGTTTGTTGGTTTTTACATCGGTGTTTGTACGTCATGAAGCATTGGATATTCAAAGCGTAGTTAAAACATTGATTTTCTTTCCAATATTTGATAAGGGAAGTATTGTATCGCCATTGATGGGGGTGGGTTGGTCTTTGTCGTATGAAATCTACTTTTATACTTTAATTGGTGTGTTGCTTATTTTTAAGCAGGATATTTATAGTAGGATGCTGTTGCTTATTGTAGCACTAAGTACTGCGGGGTTGTTGCTGCCGTTGGAGAGTCCACTGCTAAAATTTTTAATGAGCCCTGTATTGCTGGAATTTGCCTTTGGCATACTGGCTGGTCTGGCTTATCAAAAGTTTAATACGTTAACCCTTTTGCCTGAGCGGCAAAGGGCTATTGCTCTGACTTTGATGTTGGCTGGATTGGCTTTGATGTGCGTTACCATTTTTGTGTCACCAGGATTTAATTTACATTCCATCACCTTGGTGCAAAATGAAAATGATAAGGCTTTCTATCGCGCTTTGTTATGGGGTTTGCCTTCGGCCATGTTTATGCTGGGCACTATTTTAACCATGCAATCCTTTAAGAAAAGCACACCGGCGATATTGGTTTTAGCCGGAGATGCTTCCTATTCTTGTTACCTGATCCATACCAAACTGTATCTGATGATTGCTTATGTTTTTAAATATTTGTCGTTGGGTCCGGTGTTTTACCTGATAGTGATTATACCGCTTTGCTTGCTGATCAGTATTGTATTTTACAGACTGATTGAAAAACCATTGATCAGATTGGTCGAAAAACTGGTGTAA
- a CDS encoding glycosyltransferase — protein MQNFAPIALFVYNRPEHTRRTLNFLQKNYLSEESRLFIFSDGARPGEEENVAAVRELAHSITGFKSVEVVERERNYGLANSVIEGVSRLCTNYGRAIVLEDDVLTSPYSLQYFNDALNKYNDVERVMHVTAYMYPIPHAGLPETFFLRIASSQAWATWDRAWKHFEPDIDQLIARFDEPAKYQFELEGGMNFWKHVMEFKHGRNNSWAIRWYASVFLKKGLSVNPALSLIENIGHDGSGVHSGVSTIYKGSINNFRINKFPEVLEEYKPGYMAVRHFLKHRKGSYLQRGLRYLNHILTKMKMKRA, from the coding sequence ATGCAAAATTTTGCGCCTATTGCTCTTTTTGTTTACAACCGTCCTGAACATACGCGCAGAACGCTTAATTTTCTGCAAAAGAACTACTTGTCTGAAGAGTCGAGATTGTTTATATTTTCGGATGGTGCCCGTCCGGGCGAGGAAGAAAATGTAGCCGCAGTAAGAGAGCTAGCCCATAGCATCACCGGATTTAAATCGGTTGAGGTGGTGGAGCGGGAGCGCAATTATGGATTGGCCAATTCGGTTATTGAGGGGGTAAGCAGGTTATGTACTAATTATGGCAGGGCCATTGTACTGGAAGATGACGTATTGACCTCTCCTTATTCGTTGCAGTATTTTAATGATGCCTTAAATAAATATAATGATGTAGAGCGGGTAATGCATGTGACGGCTTATATGTATCCGATTCCGCATGCAGGGCTGCCGGAAACATTTTTTCTGAGGATTGCCAGTAGCCAGGCCTGGGCTACCTGGGACCGGGCATGGAAACATTTTGAGCCGGATATTGACCAGTTGATTGCCCGCTTTGATGAACCGGCTAAGTACCAGTTTGAGCTGGAGGGGGGCATGAATTTCTGGAAACATGTGATGGAGTTTAAACATGGCCGAAATAACTCCTGGGCCATCAGGTGGTATGCATCTGTGTTTTTGAAAAAAGGTCTTTCTGTAAATCCTGCACTATCCCTGATTGAAAATATTGGTCATGACGGTTCGGGGGTACACTCTGGTGTCAGTACCATTTATAAGGGATCCATTAATAATTTCAGGATTAATAAATTCCCTGAGGTACTGGAAGAATACAAACCCGGTTATATGGCGGTGCGCCACTTTTTGAAACATCGTAAGGGGAGCTATTTACAGCGTGGGTTACGTTATTTGAATCATATACTTACAAAAATGAAAATGAAGCGCGCATAG
- the typA gene encoding translational GTPase TypA yields MQKIRNIAIIAHVDHGKTTLVDKILHSCSIFRDNEQSGDLILDNNDLERERGITIVSKNVSVKYKDVKINIIDTPGHADFGGEVERVLKMADGVLLLCDAFEGAMPQTRFVTQKALALGLKPIVVVNKVDKENCRPEEVYEQIFELFFNLEATEDQLDFPVIYGSSKQGWMSTDWKVPTTDIFALLDAVVANIPAAPTNDGTLQMQITSLDYSSFVGRIAIGRVHRGSIKENQPVTLIKRDGKVMKSRVKELYTFEGLGKIRTTEVKSGDICAVVGIEGFEIGDTIADFDAPEQLPVIKIDEPTMNMLFTINNSPFFGKEGKFVTSQRIRERLYKEMEKNLALKVVETESPDAYLVYGRGILHLSVLIETMRREGYEIQVGQPQVIVKEIDGKKCEPVETLIVDVPGEVAGKVIELVTQRKGELLIMEPKGDLQHLEFEIPSRGIIGLRNNVLTATAGEAIMAHRFKAYEPWKGNIPGRLNGVLISMDKGNTTAYSIDKLQDRGRFFVDPGVDIYEGQILGEHIRDNDLVINIVKGKALTNMRASGTDDNTRIAPAIKFSLEEAMEYIQADEYIEVTPASMRLRKIYLTENERKINAKKFV; encoded by the coding sequence ATGCAAAAAATTAGAAATATAGCCATCATAGCCCACGTTGACCACGGTAAAACTACACTGGTTGATAAGATCTTACACTCTTGTTCCATCTTCCGCGATAACGAACAGTCGGGAGATTTAATACTTGACAACAACGATCTGGAACGTGAACGAGGGATTACCATCGTATCAAAAAACGTTTCTGTCAAATATAAAGATGTTAAGATCAATATCATTGATACACCTGGTCACGCCGATTTCGGTGGTGAGGTTGAGCGCGTGCTTAAAATGGCTGATGGTGTTTTATTATTGTGTGATGCCTTTGAAGGTGCGATGCCTCAAACGCGTTTTGTGACGCAAAAAGCATTGGCCCTTGGTTTGAAACCTATTGTGGTTGTTAATAAAGTAGATAAAGAAAACTGCCGTCCGGAAGAAGTTTATGAGCAAATCTTTGAATTGTTCTTTAACCTGGAAGCGACTGAAGATCAACTGGACTTCCCTGTAATTTATGGTTCATCTAAACAAGGATGGATGAGTACAGACTGGAAAGTGCCTACAACCGATATCTTTGCATTGCTAGATGCGGTTGTTGCCAATATTCCGGCTGCACCAACCAATGATGGAACTTTACAAATGCAGATTACCTCTTTAGACTATTCATCTTTTGTGGGTCGTATTGCCATTGGACGTGTACATCGTGGAAGCATTAAAGAAAACCAACCGGTAACGTTGATTAAACGTGATGGTAAGGTAATGAAATCGAGAGTAAAAGAATTATATACTTTTGAAGGACTAGGAAAAATCCGTACTACTGAAGTAAAATCTGGTGATATCTGCGCTGTTGTAGGTATTGAAGGGTTTGAGATTGGCGATACCATTGCCGATTTTGATGCTCCGGAGCAATTGCCGGTTATCAAAATTGATGAGCCTACGATGAACATGTTGTTCACCATCAACAACTCACCATTTTTTGGTAAAGAAGGTAAATTTGTAACTTCACAACGTATCAGAGAGCGTTTATATAAAGAAATGGAGAAAAACTTAGCCCTTAAAGTGGTTGAGACTGAGTCTCCTGATGCTTATCTGGTTTATGGAAGGGGTATCCTCCATTTGTCAGTACTGATTGAAACTATGCGTCGCGAAGGTTACGAAATTCAGGTAGGTCAGCCACAGGTTATTGTTAAAGAAATTGACGGTAAAAAATGTGAGCCGGTTGAAACGTTGATCGTTGATGTACCGGGTGAAGTTGCCGGTAAGGTAATTGAATTGGTAACGCAGCGTAAAGGTGAGTTGTTGATTATGGAGCCTAAAGGCGATTTACAACACTTAGAATTCGAAATCCCTTCACGTGGTATCATCGGTTTAAGAAATAACGTATTGACTGCCACTGCTGGAGAAGCTATTATGGCGCACCGTTTTAAAGCTTACGAGCCTTGGAAAGGTAATATCCCTGGCAGGTTAAATGGGGTATTGATCTCTATGGATAAAGGTAATACTACTGCTTATTCTATTGATAAATTACAGGATCGTGGTCGTTTCTTCGTTGATCCGGGAGTTGATATTTACGAAGGTCAAATCCTTGGTGAGCACATCCGCGACAATGATTTGGTGATCAATATTGTTAAAGGTAAAGCATTAACCAACATGCGTGCTTCAGGTACGGATGATAATACACGTATTGCTCCGGCTATTAAATTCTCGTTAGAGGAGGCAATGGAGTACATTCAGGCTGATGAGTACATTGAAGTAACGCCTGCAAGCATGCGTTTGCGTAAAATTTACCTGACCGAGAATGAGCGTAAGATTAACGCTAAGAAATTTGTTTAA
- a CDS encoding YjjG family noncanonical pyrimidine nucleotidase codes for MIKHIFFDLDHTIWDFDRNAEETLKELYQLYELEKLGLSSCDDFIATYTENNHNLWAQYHIGKITKEQLRSERFHKTFRQLGVKPDKIPAQFEEDYVRISPTKTHLFLGSEKVLGYLYQKYSLHIISNGFKETTLTKMSVSGLNPYFRNVIISEDVGVNKPHKAIFEYALNKAAAEKQESIMIGDSLEADIRGAQDYGIKAIYFNPLKKEKPSDVEWQINSLEELLIHF; via the coding sequence ATGATCAAACATATATTTTTCGATCTGGACCATACCATCTGGGACTTTGACCGGAATGCCGAAGAAACACTTAAAGAACTTTATCAATTGTATGAACTGGAAAAACTGGGCCTCAGTTCCTGCGATGATTTTATTGCTACCTATACAGAAAATAACCACAACCTTTGGGCACAATACCATATCGGTAAAATCACCAAAGAACAATTAAGATCCGAAAGATTCCATAAAACATTCAGGCAGCTGGGCGTAAAACCCGATAAAATACCGGCTCAGTTTGAAGAAGATTATGTACGCATTAGTCCAACCAAAACCCATCTCTTCCTGGGTTCCGAAAAAGTACTTGGTTATCTTTACCAAAAGTATAGCCTCCACATTATCTCCAATGGTTTTAAAGAAACCACATTGACCAAAATGAGTGTTTCAGGCTTAAATCCTTATTTCCGCAACGTGATCATTTCAGAAGATGTAGGGGTAAACAAACCGCATAAAGCCATTTTTGAATATGCACTAAACAAAGCCGCCGCCGAAAAACAAGAGAGCATCATGATTGGTGATAGCCTGGAGGCTGATATCCGTGGCGCTCAGGATTATGGCATAAAGGCCATTTATTTTAACCCACTGAAAAAAGAAAAACCGAGCGATGTGGAGTGGCAAATCAACAGTCTGGAAGAACTATTGATTCATTTTTAA
- a CDS encoding oligosaccharide flippase family protein, with product MGIIQQQTLKGTFYSYLGVFIGFFSFYLIQPHVFSPEQVGLLSILTSYSILFAQMAVLGFNATARVFPYFRNSKNHDNGYLGLAFLISFAGFIIFCIVAYLLKDQIVAQKSSDNSLFQSYYWYLVPLTFFTVIFNILELYLRMQYDTTTGRILREFTQRMFILAALLLLLVNLVSFETFMWIWLLCNIVPTFMIALRLYKRKQLSLHLNLKFLNPPIRKQIIDLCVFGILTGTAPFIIDNIDKYMINSEFGLKYTGIYSLAFTFGTIISLPARSLYNIAYTVIAEAWKNENLKEIESVYKKSCITQLIATLFLFLLIWANIHNIYAILPAEYDAGQYVIFFVGLGYLIDASTGVNGVILATSRFYKYNSFFYLILIGVTIGANLIFIPMYGITGAAIASALTLFIFNLSRYLFILFLFKMQPFTYKTPLTILTGVVAYFIVNAIPPFSNFIIDGMMRVALLSILFGGTVYALQLSEDINGVINNLVKKYLPNKK from the coding sequence ATGGGTATTATTCAGCAACAAACATTAAAAGGAACCTTCTATTCTTATCTCGGCGTTTTTATAGGCTTCTTTTCCTTTTATCTGATACAACCTCATGTATTTAGTCCCGAGCAGGTCGGGTTGTTGAGCATCCTTACCTCTTATTCCATACTTTTTGCCCAGATGGCCGTTTTGGGCTTTAATGCTACAGCGCGTGTTTTCCCATATTTCCGAAACAGCAAAAATCACGATAATGGCTACCTTGGGCTGGCCTTTTTAATTTCATTTGCCGGCTTTATCATTTTTTGCATAGTCGCATACCTGTTAAAAGACCAGATTGTAGCGCAAAAAAGCTCCGACAACTCCCTTTTCCAGAGTTATTACTGGTATTTAGTGCCCTTAACTTTTTTTACGGTGATCTTTAATATTCTGGAACTGTACTTGCGGATGCAGTATGATACCACCACAGGAAGGATATTACGTGAGTTTACCCAACGCATGTTTATCCTTGCAGCATTGCTACTGCTGCTCGTAAACTTAGTCAGTTTCGAAACTTTTATGTGGATATGGCTGCTCTGCAATATTGTTCCAACGTTCATGATTGCCTTACGCCTATACAAACGAAAACAATTATCCCTGCACCTTAACCTTAAATTTCTTAATCCTCCTATCAGAAAGCAGATTATTGATCTTTGTGTTTTCGGAATTCTGACCGGCACTGCGCCATTCATTATCGACAACATAGACAAATACATGATCAACAGCGAGTTTGGCCTCAAATACACGGGAATATATAGCCTTGCGTTTACTTTTGGTACGATTATCAGCCTGCCAGCGCGTTCCTTATACAACATTGCCTATACGGTGATTGCCGAGGCCTGGAAAAATGAAAACCTGAAAGAAATCGAATCCGTATACAAAAAAAGCTGTATTACCCAGCTCATTGCTACACTTTTTCTGTTCCTGCTCATCTGGGCCAATATCCACAACATCTATGCTATTTTGCCTGCGGAATATGATGCAGGTCAGTATGTAATATTCTTTGTCGGCCTTGGTTACCTTATCGATGCTTCGACAGGTGTAAATGGTGTTATCCTGGCCACATCACGTTTTTATAAATACAATTCCTTTTTCTACCTGATTTTAATAGGCGTAACCATCGGTGCCAATCTGATATTTATTCCAATGTATGGCATCACTGGGGCAGCCATAGCGTCGGCCTTAACCCTGTTTATTTTTAACCTGTCACGATACCTGTTTATTCTGTTTCTATTTAAGATGCAGCCCTTTACCTATAAAACGCCGCTGACCATACTTACCGGTGTTGTGGCTTATTTTATAGTTAATGCCATCCCTCCTTTTTCCAACTTTATTATCGATGGCATGATGCGGGTAGCCCTGCTCAGCATTTTATTTGGCGGAACAGTTTATGCACTTCAACTGTCGGAAGACATTAATGGAGTAATTAATAACCTGGTTAAAAAATACCTGCCAAACAAGAAATAA
- a CDS encoding glycosyltransferase family 4 protein, with the protein MKVIHLNTYEGNGGAGRACLRLSDALNAAGTSSKVMVYFQFKESTKVGSFSKGPFQKAKAVFNILAERYLSKAVAKAVKTPFSLQWFGRSVIHHPEVKSADIIHLHWVNHGFLSPKFLAQLDELEKPIVWTFHDSNAFTGGCHVRYECENYHKECGFCPLLRFSGKNDFSHQNWKRKKKAYSELNCHIVAPSNWMANSVKLSSLMGFRGVTVIPNTIETNVFKPYVKAEAKKILKINPDKFVMMSGFMPSKNDKHKGTSYLMDALNDLAGRPGIIKENIELVIFGNKDKVEMPEFPFKTTFLGSINNDEHLAKCYSAADVFIAPSLEDNLPNTVMESLACATPVVAFKTGGIPDMVKHLENGYLAEYKSAEDLATGIEWLYHDENAPDIQKEARRTILIQFSEAVIAEKHLLLYQSLIDLQPK; encoded by the coding sequence TTGAAGGTTATACATCTGAATACATACGAAGGAAACGGCGGGGCGGGAAGAGCTTGTTTGAGATTAAGCGATGCGCTTAATGCAGCCGGTACATCGTCAAAAGTTATGGTGTATTTCCAGTTTAAAGAAAGTACAAAAGTAGGTTCCTTTAGTAAGGGGCCTTTTCAAAAAGCAAAAGCTGTTTTTAATATTCTGGCCGAACGTTATTTATCGAAAGCCGTAGCCAAAGCGGTAAAAACCCCTTTTTCATTGCAATGGTTTGGCCGTTCGGTTATTCATCATCCCGAAGTGAAGTCGGCCGATATCATTCACTTGCATTGGGTAAACCATGGTTTTCTATCACCAAAGTTTTTGGCTCAGCTGGATGAACTGGAAAAGCCCATTGTGTGGACTTTTCACGACAGCAATGCCTTTACCGGAGGTTGTCATGTACGTTATGAATGTGAAAATTATCATAAGGAATGTGGCTTTTGCCCCTTGTTGCGCTTTAGTGGTAAGAACGACTTTTCTCATCAAAACTGGAAACGCAAGAAAAAGGCGTATTCGGAGTTGAACTGTCATATTGTTGCACCCAGTAACTGGATGGCAAATTCGGTTAAGCTGAGTAGTTTAATGGGCTTCAGAGGAGTTACCGTGATTCCGAATACAATAGAGACGAACGTATTTAAGCCATATGTGAAAGCGGAGGCAAAGAAGATATTAAAAATCAATCCCGATAAGTTTGTGATGATGAGCGGTTTTATGCCCTCTAAAAATGACAAACATAAGGGAACGTCTTATTTGATGGATGCCTTAAATGATTTGGCGGGCCGACCGGGAATCATAAAAGAAAATATAGAGCTTGTTATATTTGGGAATAAAGATAAGGTGGAGATGCCCGAATTTCCATTTAAGACAACATTTTTAGGGTCGATCAATAATGACGAGCATCTGGCGAAGTGTTATTCTGCTGCGGATGTATTTATAGCACCCTCCCTGGAAGATAATTTGCCCAATACGGTAATGGAGAGTTTGGCTTGTGCCACACCGGTGGTGGCTTTTAAAACAGGAGGTATTCCGGATATGGTAAAACACCTGGAAAATGGATACCTGGCCGAGTATAAGTCGGCCGAAGATCTGGCTACTGGTATTGAGTGGCTTTACCATGATGAAAATGCGCCTGATATACAGAAAGAAGCGCGCAGAACAATATTAATTCAATTCTCTGAAGCAGTTATTGCAGAAAAACACTTATTATTGTATCAATCTCTTATAGATCTCCAACCCAAATAA
- a CDS encoding glycosyltransferase family 2 protein: MQPKLSVITIVYNNVKDIERTMLSVINQTYRNIEYIVIDGASTDGTKDIIYNYRSKLAQFISEPDKGIYDAMNKGLLLATGDYVLFMNSGDEIYAPETVTEVFESAAAADIYYGETEMFDERWQSLGQRRHCTPENFNWKSFRHGMNISHQAIYVKRSIAEPFDLQYKYSADIDWIIRAAKNASSIVNTHAYVAKYLVGGVSKKKHLASLKERFQIFTKYYGLIPNLVNHVFIAFNLAQYYIRHRKTND, from the coding sequence ATGCAGCCAAAGTTAAGTGTCATCACTATCGTTTATAATAATGTAAAAGATATTGAGCGTACTATGCTTTCGGTAATAAACCAGACTTACCGGAACATCGAGTACATTGTGATTGACGGAGCGTCGACAGATGGTACAAAAGATATCATTTACAATTACCGGTCGAAACTGGCGCAATTTATTTCCGAGCCTGATAAGGGGATTTATGATGCCATGAATAAGGGCCTTTTGCTGGCTACAGGCGATTATGTTTTATTTATGAACTCGGGGGACGAGATTTATGCGCCTGAAACAGTAACCGAGGTTTTTGAATCGGCAGCAGCAGCTGACATTTACTATGGTGAAACGGAAATGTTTGATGAACGTTGGCAAAGCCTGGGACAAAGACGCCACTGTACGCCTGAAAACTTTAACTGGAAAAGTTTCAGACATGGCATGAACATCAGCCATCAGGCCATTTATGTAAAAAGGAGCATTGCAGAACCTTTTGATCTTCAATATAAGTATAGTGCTGATATTGACTGGATCATCCGTGCAGCTAAAAATGCATCAAGTATTGTAAATACGCATGCATATGTGGCCAAATATCTGGTAGGTGGAGTTTCGAAGAAAAAACACCTGGCCAGTTTAAAGGAACGTTTTCAAATCTTTACCAAATATTATGGACTGATTCCGAACCTGGTGAATCATGTTTTTATTGCTTTTAACCTTGCTCAGTATTACATCCGGCACCGCAAAACGAATGATTAA
- a CDS encoding glycosyltransferase gives MAKITYNICVLIVTYSNRWQFLEQVLRGVKALENVTDVIVVDNASAYSVAQNSALMHDERIKVITNAENLGSAGGYKQGLEYFINHTSANFVWLLDDDNLPAADALQELTAAWPVVPGGDEQKALFSLRPDRLQHVRVAQGADANRFFLAKNSFMGFNLFRIPLNQYHKFLDKFKAPVGLMDKATMPYAPYGGMFFHRSMVLLIGYPEESFFVYADDSEYTYRITEKAGQIWLIPSSRITDIDQSYGIKYVKRFWRSIYLDLWSFRTYYQVRNSVYFFSRTNVSRPVIFAINKCLFLSGQWIISKLTGKQENYRKLLKAIDDGLSGKLGKVMAEKIS, from the coding sequence ATGGCAAAGATAACATATAATATTTGTGTGTTAATTGTTACCTATAGCAATAGGTGGCAATTTTTAGAACAAGTACTGAGGGGCGTTAAGGCGCTTGAAAATGTAACGGATGTTATCGTAGTAGATAACGCTTCGGCCTATAGTGTGGCGCAAAACTCCGCGCTAATGCACGACGAGCGGATTAAAGTGATTACCAACGCCGAAAATCTGGGCTCGGCGGGAGGATACAAACAGGGGTTGGAGTATTTTATAAATCATACCAGTGCCAACTTTGTGTGGTTGCTGGACGACGACAACCTGCCCGCCGCCGATGCACTGCAGGAACTGACTGCTGCATGGCCGGTTGTACCGGGGGGTGATGAGCAAAAGGCGCTGTTTTCGTTGCGTCCCGATAGGCTACAGCATGTAAGGGTGGCACAAGGAGCGGATGCAAATCGTTTTTTTCTGGCAAAGAACAGTTTCATGGGCTTCAATTTGTTTAGGATACCGCTTAATCAATACCATAAATTTCTGGATAAATTCAAGGCACCGGTGGGGCTTATGGATAAAGCAACCATGCCTTATGCACCTTATGGTGGTATGTTTTTTCACCGGAGTATGGTATTGCTGATCGGTTACCCGGAAGAAAGCTTTTTTGTTTATGCCGATGATTCGGAATACACTTACCGGATTACCGAAAAAGCCGGGCAGATCTGGTTGATTCCTTCAAGCCGGATTACTGATATAGACCAATCGTACGGTATAAAATATGTGAAACGTTTCTGGCGGTCCATCTATCTGGACTTATGGAGTTTTCGCACCTATTATCAGGTGCGCAACAGTGTTTATTTTTTTTCTCGCACAAATGTAAGCCGTCCGGTAATTTTTGCGATCAATAAGTGTTTGTTTCTGAGCGGACAATGGATCATTAGCAAGTTAACTGGCAAACAGGAAAACTACAGAAAGCTGCTAAAGGCTATTGATGATGGTTTGTCGGGCAAGCTGGGGAAGGTAATGGCAGAAAAAATTAGTTAA
- a CDS encoding esterase family protein, whose protein sequence is MYTTMLLPEVVKTEKVLKSVHLKRDVELEFFIPEDLLGNEVLNLLLINDGQDTDGLGLQDTLNQLYRNFKIEPLLVVAIKASSNRLQEYGVAGHPDFEGRGGNAAAYTNFIVKELLPFVQGEVNLPINGKRAFAGFSLGGLTAFDVAWNNDSYFDAVGVFSGSFWWRKKDLADGYTEADRILHQCIAETKGKPALQFWLMTGTEDETADRNRNFIIDSIDDTVDVIKELLKKGYRRPQDISYYEMVGGKHDVPSWGKAMPAFLTWAFGRKVTTADQL, encoded by the coding sequence ATGTATACTACCATGTTGCTTCCGGAAGTTGTCAAAACTGAAAAAGTTTTAAAATCTGTTCATCTGAAAAGAGATGTAGAACTTGAATTTTTTATTCCGGAGGATTTGTTGGGAAATGAGGTATTGAATTTGTTGTTGATCAATGACGGACAGGATACTGATGGATTGGGATTACAGGATACGTTAAACCAACTTTACCGGAATTTTAAGATTGAACCACTGTTGGTGGTGGCTATAAAGGCCTCATCAAACCGGCTTCAGGAATATGGTGTGGCTGGTCACCCTGATTTTGAGGGGCGCGGCGGTAATGCAGCTGCATATACCAATTTTATTGTTAAAGAACTGCTGCCTTTTGTGCAGGGAGAAGTGAATTTGCCGATAAATGGCAAAAGAGCCTTTGCCGGATTTTCGCTGGGCGGACTTACTGCCTTTGATGTAGCATGGAACAACGACAGCTATTTTGATGCCGTTGGTGTATTCTCTGGTTCTTTCTGGTGGCGTAAAAAAGACCTTGCCGATGGTTATACTGAAGCAGACCGCATTTTGCATCAGTGTATTGCAGAAACAAAAGGAAAGCCGGCGCTTCAATTCTGGCTGATGACGGGAACGGAAGATGAAACGGCCGACCGGAATAGGAATTTTATCATTGATTCTATTGACGATACAGTAGATGTGATTAAGGAATTGCTAAAAAAAGGATACCGTCGCCCTCAGGATATTAGCTATTATGAAATGGTAGGCGGTAAACATGATGTTCCCAGTTGGGGAAAGGCAATGCCTGCATTTTTGACCTGGGCTTTTGGCCGGAAAGTTACGACCGCAGATCAGCTTTGA